A window of Oscillatoria sp. FACHB-1407 genomic DNA:
TCCCGTTGAACCAGACGAACCCCACATTCAAACGGCTCGTTACATCAATCAAACTATTCGAGGATGGGCAAATCAATTTCCTAACCCATGGCTCCCTTAATTATGGAGTCTCCGTGCAATATATAGATGTCTCTATAAGAGCGTTTAGCGAAATATCTCTGCTGAATTTACGTTCTATCTTTAATGTTCAAACTCATTCACTATGTCACAACGAATTACACCTCGTCTCATTCTAGAAACGCTTTTGCCTCACCTTAAAGTTGCTGCAAATTATGCTCGAAATGTGCAAAGCCGAATCGCATCTCGCCCTGCAAAAGAGGGTGACAGTTTCTTCGCGACAGCTTTAAGTGATGCAGATCTTTCCATCCAAACGTTGATTGAAGTCACTCTATTAGGTACTTTTCCAACGATTCGGTTTTATGGTGAAGAGTATGAGCAATCCTATAATACGAAATACTTTCGAGCGATCGACCTGGGAGACAAAAATGATTATCTGGTGACGCTTGACCCGATCGATGGCACTCAGTTTTATCTGGATGGACACTCCAACTATCAAATCATCTTGACCGTGTTGAATTCAGATGAGTTTGAAGCAGCGATCGCCCTTACCCCTGCTCAAAACAGTTACTACTATGCGTTGCGAGGCGAAGGCACCTGGCAAGGAACGTTTGAGGATGATTTGTCAGCCTGCAAAACCCTTCGGGCTGATAAGACAAGTGCGACCATCTTCTTGGGATGGGGCATGGGGTGGTTAGCCCCACACTTAAAAGAACGTTATCAGGTACTCGACGTGGCAAAAGACTATTCCGCAGAGGTTCAAATTCCCAGTGTTAATGGCATCTTAAACGGGGAGTTGGCTGGAGTTGTGCTGCGGGCAGGCAAGCTGATTGACGGGGCGGCTCTGGCGTTTATCGCTCAGGAGGCAGGCTATATTGTCACAACTCATGACGGTAACCCACTGCCCCCGATCTATACGTGTGACGATTACACCCGTCCTGGCTTGATTATCGCTGCTTCTCCTGCCGTTCACATGCATTTGTTAGAAGCCGTCAACCAGGCTCAACGCGCCTAAATTTTGCCCTCAAATCGTTGAAACCAGACGAGATTGGCTACCGTTGTAATCACTAATGTGATACCGCCTCCAACCCATGCCAGCATTGGATCGTAACCGCCCCGACTGAGGTTCACCATCCAGCGATGTGTGAGTTCAGAAGACACAACCCAATCAGCAATCAGGGGAAAGAGATACATCAACGACGCTCCAACGATGAGCCAGCCCACCATCGAGGCGAGCAAAAAAATGGTTTTGGCGGTTGATTGGCTACCCATGGGCGATCGCAATACAGGACTCAAGTAAGAACTATAACAACCGAGAGATTAGTTGGAACGGGGTGCAGGGGTGGAACCCCTGGCTGGGGGCGCAGCCCCACACCCTTTGTATTAACTGTCTCGACAATTGCTATAGATTGAGATTACCACGGGAAATGCATGGCATGAAGAGGGCGAAAATCGGGCGATCGCTCCTCCGCTCATGGTATGGTTTGGAGTGATCTCATCTCCCTGTTCTAGAATGCTTACAGCAATTTTCATGTGTGTATGCCACACCAACCGTTTGCATCGCTTGAATTCATGGGTGTTCGCTGTGGGGTACTCGTTTGAAACCCGCTGTAAATCAGATGCAATGCCCAACTCAAGCATAAACTGCAATGCTTGAGCAGACTGTGGGTCAAACCAATCAACAAGCCTACACTGCACGTCGCCTTGTGCAACACTACGCTCAGTTGCAGCAACTCCAACCCGCCGAGCAGACTATTCTTGAATTGCTGCGAGATCGGTGGTCGAGTATGAAAATGTTAGATATCGGAGTGGGCGGTGGTCGTACCACGCAACACTTTGCCCCGTTAGTGCGGGAATACACTGGCATTGATTATTCCACCGACATGATTGCCGCTTGCCAAAATCGCTTTGCAGCATTCCCCCAAATACCTTTGCTTGACGTGTGCGATGCCAGAGATCTCAGCCGTTTTCCAGACAATACATTTGACTTTATTTTGTTTAGTTTTAACGGTATTGATTACATCCCTCACGGCGATCGCCTGAAGGTCTTTCAAGAAGTGAGTCGAGTTGGGAAACCTGGAGGTTATTTTTGCTTTTCGAGTCACAATCTCCAAGGCATAGAACGCGAATTAAATTGGAGAAACCACATTAGCCTGAACCCCATCACCAGTTACGTTAATTTAGTGATGTTCGCTCTACTCCGCTTCTTTAATCCCACTCTTTCGTCAACTCAACTGAGTGTAGCTAAGCACGTCATCATCAGAGATGAAAGTCACAATTTCCGCTTAAAAACTTACTACATCAGACCTCAAGAACAACTCAGCCAACTCGCAACCGATTTTGTAAACATCAAACTTTATTCCTGGAAGAGTGGGCTGGAAATCCTTGATGAGGCTGAATTGTGCGCAACCACCGAGATGTGGATTTATTACCTGTGCAATATTAAATAAACTCCATCTCTAACCACAGATTGTTCAGTTTGCTAGGCTGTAAAGGGGGGATGAGCCTATGGAGATTATTGGACAAGTTCAGGGAGACAACCTGACCGAATTGTGGGAGTGGGTGCAATCCCTCACGCTGTCTCCAAACACCATTCGTAGCCGCTACGCCCCAAATCGCCTGGTGAAATGTTTTGGTATTGCCTCCAATTTGCAATCGATCGCTAAAGGACGTGCCCGTTTATATCGAGTGGAAGACCCAGGCGATCGCATTCGTGCCCTGGGAGAAAGGTTGCTCCCCGGTTGGCACAGTCTGCTGGTCTGCGGAGGCGACACGACAATTCATTGGCATCGCGATCATGGGCACTTTGAAGGCATGGCGGTGATGGTGAACTTGGGAGAAGCGTTGTATTGTGAGCGGGACTATGACAAAGGGGAATTGCAACACACCCTCACCGATGGTCTGGTGATTCGCATCAACACTAAACTGCTCCACAAAGCTGTTCCCCTATCTACACCGCGCTATAACCTTACCTTCCGCCACCTCAAACCTGAATTTGTACCGCAAGTGGAAGAGACGATGGCTCAATTACAGTTACCTGTGTATAGCAGTACTCACTAAGGTTAGAACGGGGTGCAGGGGTGGAATCCCTGGCTGGAGGCGCAGCCCCTACACTCCCTTATGTCCTAATGCATATGCGTAGGGCTATAGTTCAACGCTGCTCGATCATGTCGAGATGCTGGCTTAATTCGTAAATTTGACCCGTACCATGACGATGCGGGTTGCAGTAACAACTTATTAAGCCTTATTTTTCGTCGGCGATCGCCCGGTCGAGTAACGGGGCAATGGAATTGGCAAAAATTGCAGCTTGGGTGCGATCGCGCAATTCCAGTCGTGCCAGGATGTTGGTGACGTGGTTGCGGACGGTTCCTTCTGAGATGTAGAGTATTTGAGCAATTTCGCGATTGCTAGAGCCTGCGGCAATCAAACGTAGCACTTCGCGTTCACGAGGAGTGAGTTGAGTGAAACCGGGAGGCAGATCGGGGAAGGGTTGGGGAGCAGGACGAGGCGTTTGGGCAATCATCTTCTGCACAATGCCGGGGGCAAGTTGAGTGTAGCCTTTGTAAACTGTGCGAATGGCGATCGCCAGTTCTTCAGAGGGGGTATCTTTGAGTAGATAGCCTGCGGCTCCGAGACGTAATGCCTCTGCGACATAGTGATCATCATCAAAGGTTGTCAACACCAGGACTTTAGTTTGGGGAAACTGTTGATGGATGGCTCCAGTTGCCGCGACTCCATCCATCACAGGCATTCGCACATCCATTAACACCACGTCTGGATGTAATGCCTCGACTTGTTGCAGGGCAGTCTGTCCGTTGTCGGCTTCTCCAACAATCGCCAGGTCAGCTTCGAGTTCGAGCAGGGCTTTGAGCCCCTCTCGCAGGATTGGTTGATCGTCTACTAGCAACACACGAATCATATCGATCTTTCGTAGATTAGATTGCTTTTAAGGCAGGACTACATCACTCATCTCAAAGGATTTAAAAAGGATTTAAAGGGGAATGTGAATCATCAGTTGAACGCCCTGTCCGGGTGAGCTATTGAGGGTGAATTGTCCCTGAATGGCTAATGTGCGTTCGCGCATACCTTGCAAACCGAATCCAGTTTGATTCTGGTTCACCTGAAAGCCGTTGCCATTGTCGTGATAGGTCAATTCCACATGGGTTGGGGTGTTATGCAAGTGAAGTCTAACTTCCGTAGCCGCAGCATGTTTGCAGGTGTTGGTGAGAGCTTCTTGAATGATGCGATAAAGGGTCGTGTTGATCTGATTTGGAAGGGGTTGCGTAAGGTAAATTTGACATTGGGGTTGGACGCCTGTTGTTTTGTAAAAGTCGTTCGTAAGTTGGGCGATCGCCTCGACCAACGACTGCCCCCGCAGTGGATCAGACCGTAATGTGGCGACGGATTGACGCACTTCTTGCAGAGCCGTTGAACCGAGTTGTTTTGCCTCTTGCAAAAAGGTTTGTGCTCTGGAGGGGTTGGTCTGCCATAGTTTCAAGGCTCCCTCAAGTTGAATATTGAGGGCAGTGAGAGCATGTCCAAGCGAGTCATGAATTTCACGGGCAATGCGGTTACGTTCCTGCACAGCCGCTAAATTTTCAACTTTTTGGGCATAGTC
This region includes:
- a CDS encoding inositol monophosphatase family protein, encoding MSQRITPRLILETLLPHLKVAANYARNVQSRIASRPAKEGDSFFATALSDADLSIQTLIEVTLLGTFPTIRFYGEEYEQSYNTKYFRAIDLGDKNDYLVTLDPIDGTQFYLDGHSNYQIILTVLNSDEFEAAIALTPAQNSYYYALRGEGTWQGTFEDDLSACKTLRADKTSATIFLGWGMGWLAPHLKERYQVLDVAKDYSAEVQIPSVNGILNGELAGVVLRAGKLIDGAALAFIAQEAGYIVTTHDGNPLPPIYTCDDYTRPGLIIAASPAVHMHLLEAVNQAQRA
- a CDS encoding class I SAM-dependent methyltransferase; its protein translation is MLEQTVGQTNQQAYTARRLVQHYAQLQQLQPAEQTILELLRDRWSSMKMLDIGVGGGRTTQHFAPLVREYTGIDYSTDMIAACQNRFAAFPQIPLLDVCDARDLSRFPDNTFDFILFSFNGIDYIPHGDRLKVFQEVSRVGKPGGYFCFSSHNLQGIERELNWRNHISLNPITSYVNLVMFALLRFFNPTLSSTQLSVAKHVIIRDESHNFRLKTYYIRPQEQLSQLATDFVNIKLYSWKSGLEILDEAELCATTEMWIYYLCNIK
- a CDS encoding response regulator, which encodes MIRVLLVDDQPILREGLKALLELEADLAIVGEADNGQTALQQVEALHPDVVLMDVRMPVMDGVAATGAIHQQFPQTKVLVLTTFDDDHYVAEALRLGAAGYLLKDTPSEELAIAIRTVYKGYTQLAPGIVQKMIAQTPRPAPQPFPDLPPGFTQLTPREREVLRLIAAGSSNREIAQILYISEGTVRNHVTNILARLELRDRTQAAIFANSIAPLLDRAIADEK
- a CDS encoding sensor histidine kinase, coding for MQGDLSNTAIAPVGAIRVKNHPFPFLLYLEWGLVALAILSELLPNPAFRMSRYPMLTILSIAMFGVMGLRLPMGRPLTKIGYVLAEFALIILATATGLRGLRLFPFLYLVLVIRSCLMFRLAGRLMITGMAFVVFLLILIYRVKYLIVRLPFALEERSRLLIWGFAINSVLLFGLALLFVLLLVNALIAERQSRQQLAIANEQLRDYAQKVENLAAVQERNRIAREIHDSLGHALTALNIQLEGALKLWQTNPSRAQTFLQEAKQLGSTALQEVRQSVATLRSDPLRGQSLVEAIAQLTNDFYKTTGVQPQCQIYLTQPLPNQINTTLYRIIQEALTNTCKHAAATEVRLHLHNTPTHVELTYHDNGNGFQVNQNQTGFGLQGMRERTLAIQGQFTLNSSPGQGVQLMIHIPL